CCCGGGATGGGTTGAGGTGCCCAAAGTCTGTGTGTGTAGGGAGATGGGTTTCAGGTGTTCCTCTTGGGGAGTCTGAGAGAGGACGGTGACCTTAGAAAGGATGGTAGGCGAGTAAGGGTTGAGGAGGTGGGGGGGCTGGAGAAGAGCTCCTCAGGCCCTCCCCATTCTGCACCACCATCCCATAATAAtccccccagccccactcccccTCCCACACACGACATCCCATAATATCTTCTGGAGAAGCAGTCCCCGCAGTAGGTACAAAGAGCTATCCCATAAtaagctcccccacccccactcaccACCCCCCCAACTTGGCCCCCCCTCAGTCACATGCAGCCGGTGCCATCCCCCGCTGCTCCCCCCTCTGGCCACCGAAGGCCTTGCCAGCCCATAATACTCTTGCCTCTGGTCGCAGGAGACCTCCAGCCCATAATACTCCCTTCCACCACCACCCCCCCTTTCCCGCCCCGCACCCCTTCCTCCCGCCTCCAGTTGGAGCCGGGCCTCACCAGCCCATAATATTCCCCAGTCTCCTAAGGCTGTTCCAGCCCATAATACTCTCCCTGTCTCCTAAGGCCTCTCCATCCCATAATACTGCCAGACGCCTGACCTGTGGGCCAAACCCCAGCCAGTTCCACACATCGAGGCTGTGTTAGCGCCGCCGgcctccctccctgtccctcctccctccctggtcGGCGCTTTCCCTCCCAGGCTTTCTCCCGCCCTCCTGCCCTgggcccctctcccagccccaccccGTGCCTGCCTGGGCCCTCGCTTCCCCTCCAGCCTCCTCCCTtgccctttctccattgcttggtTCTCCAGCCAGCTTCCCGCTGTCTTGCACTTTCCTACCTCCTCCTTGGTCTGTGGGATGGACATGGGCCTAGTGGGGAGAGAGTGCCCCCAGAGGGCAACAGGCCAGTCGCTGCCCCTAAAGACTGCCTGCTTGACCTAGCAATGTGGAAACCTGCCCAGCCTGCCTTGCTCACCACCTCCCGTGGTCCTAGGTCTGATTGCTGGCAGAGCTCTGTCTGGGTGAGGACAGAGCCCTTCAGGTCTTCCGGAAACACTCCCCTTGGGCATCACTGGCAGAGTTGATCAATGGCCTCGCCTCCCCATGCTCTTGTTGGAAAGAAAGAGCTCCCACTTATGGGGCGTCTAGAGTACCTTTCAAAGGTGGGCTCTTTGACCCTCACAATAACTCAATAAGTGGATATTATGagccccatttcacagagaaatgggagaaaacagaggctcagagaggtcaagaaaTTTGTTGAAGCCACATTGCCAAGAAGTGAGAGAGTTGAAATTAATGCCCAGATTTGTTTGATTCCAAAGTTCTGGAGCCTTTGGGATTCCCCAAACCCTGAGTGAGAAAGTTCACCTTCCAGGACTTTCCGTGCTCCTCTGGCaaggacaacatggtgagaatTACCCCAACTTGCTCAGGGCCTTCCTGTGTGAGATTAACCTTCCGTTCCCCGTTTCTTCCATGGGACCCCAGGTGGCAGCCTCGAGGGAATTCCATCCTCAAGATGGTTGAGGACCAAGAAGGAAGAATCTCTGCCCTCCTTTGATATCCCTTACCTCTGCCCTGGCTCTCCTAAATTTGTTTTAAGATTAATGattgtggccgggtgtggtagctcacacctgtaatcccagcactctgggaggcagaggcaggcggatcacatgaggccaggagttcaaaaccagcatggccaacatggtaaaaccccgtctctactaaaaatacgaaaattagctgggcatggtgacgcacgcctgtaattccagctactaaggaggctgaggcaggagaatcacttgaatctgggaggtggaggttgcagtgagccaggatggcaccactgcactccagcatggatgacagagcaagaccctgtctcaaacaaaaaaaaaaaaaaaaaaaaattaaggccaggagcggtggctcatgcctgtaatcccagcattttgggaggccgaggtgggcggatcatgaggtcaggagacggagaccatcctggctaacctggtgaaaccctgtctgtactaaaaaacaatcagctgggtgtggtggcacgtgcctgtagtcccagctactcgggaggctgaggcaggagaatcacttgaacttgggaggcagaagttgcagtgagccgagatcgtgccactgcactccagcctgggtgacagagcaagactcgatctcaaaaaaaaaataataataataatgattgttACTCTTCCCAGCTACTCTCACCATGTGGAGGGACCATCCTACCAAGGAGACAGACTTTGAGGAAGGGTGAACCAAGGGATGGTCCCTGCTCAGTGTACACAATCAGGGGTGCTGCCTTGGAGATGTAGGGTACAtcacaggctgggggaggggagtcaTGGCCAACTGCATGAAGTCTTAAGGCATTCTGCCTGTGTGTGGGCCCTCGATGTGGTGTATTTTAGGGCCCAACACAATTAGAACCTTGAGTGAGCCAGCTCTCAACCCCCCCAACCCCTACAGCCACATGCTGTTCAATaaacaggaggctgagacaaacgGAGAGGGAAGGGGCGGGTGTGCTGTAGGGCAAGTGGATTAGGGGCATGGAGGAAGAACTGGGAAGAGGAGGACCAAGATGATGCAGCAGATTCAAGGCGAGCCAGGCAGTTGAAAGAGGTGGCTAcatgaggaggggaggagaaggaaggaaacccGGGGTGGTATGTAACAGGAAAGAAAGTCCCAGGAAGGAGAGGTATACTGCAAAAAGCAGGAGTTTGGGAGCCAAATACAGACTGAGCCACtttctagttgtgtgaccttaagACCTCAGATTCTCCAGGGtgtttcatctgtaaaagggatGAACATCATCTCCAACTcagattatattatttaatataatgaaGATAATGCATCTTAAGCGCTAACTTGAAATCTTGGCATACAGAAGAGTATTTTTTAAACCTGctaaaaggccgggcgcagtggctcacgcccgtaatcccagcacttcgggaggccgaggtgggtggatcacctgagatcaggagttcaggaccagcctggtcaacatggtgaaaccctgtctctactaaaaatacaaaaattagtcgggcatggtggcgggcacctgtaatcccagctactcaggaggctgaggcaggagaatagctggaacctgggaggcggaggttgcagtgggcagagaccatgcaactgcactccagtctgggcaacaggagtgaaactccatttcaaaaacaacaacaacaacaacaaaaactgctaATGCTCATTCCCGTCCATCTAAGATTTTCCCCTTCTCTATCTTTGGATTTTCATAGACCTTAAATAGAGCAGCTCCAGGGCATGGGGTGAGGGCTCTGGACTTCATACTGCTCTCTTAGTCTTGGGGAACCCTATGAAAATGGCCTAATCTATTCTTGCCTCTCTGTTCTCTTGATGGAAAGCCTTTGGATATCTGAATGGGGGGAAATAGTCCACCAGGGCTTTGACACCAGAAATTTCACATCAGAGACAATGTATTGCCATCTAGCTCTTCCACAGGCCATGGCCACACTCGTCCTGGGCTATTGTAATGGCCCCCTGACCAGTCTTTCGTTTCTTTAGACTTCCCCCCCCATCATTTTCCTACAGTTTATTCCACACAGTTTGTCAGTGTGAGCAAAACCTCACTCAGGAGCCTCCGTGGGCTTCCCATTGCCCACTAAACCAACTGCCAGCACCTTACCCTGCATGCTTGTGTTTTCTGCCTGGCATTATAGTTTTTGTTTACTTGTTCTATGGTTCTCACTAGATTGTAAACTACTTCACAGCAAGATCtgactgttcattcattcaacaaatatttagtgagcactttctctgtgccaggcactgttttagatgCTGGGGATCATCAGAGAATCAAGCAAAAATCCATGCCCCCACAGAACTTACATTCTACCTAGGATATAGGACGGGGTGGCGGAGAtgataaactataaaaattagaataaataaattatatgatatgTTGAAAAGTGATACATGCCGTGAGTTGTAATTACTTTGGAACTCACGTACCTGCCTATAAAAGTActcaagtaattttaaaaattgtgtttgatTCTGTTTGAATAGGGCAAAGTGCTAAGATTTTGGACTACGAGGTTTGGCGCTGCCAGTGCTCTCAGGACAGGAAGGGCACAGGTCTTGAACCCTGAAGATGAAGAGAGATGGAGCAGGTGCTAATCACCAGGCCTCTTCCAGAGCGGCTGGAGGCAAGCTCCAGGCTCCAATCTCCACCCAGATGGAGACAGGCCCAGATTTCATGGCTATCCCTCAGGAATCTGGGTCAGTTCTCTGATTTGGCCACCAGGGGTCATTTTACCCCTGTAAATCACCGTCTGGAGCACTTGGCATAAAGGCACACACAAAAGGCTACCCTGGACTAAAACAGACACAAACGGAgaaccctgacacacacacacacacacacacacacacacacacacacacacacacacacttctctctctctctcacacacacacagtgcgtgcacacacagataaaaatacagtattgagACATAGGGACAGAAATGCTATAGGACGCACACAGGGCAACAACTCCTTCAGTAATGTCAGGGTCTGAAGATGTCCACAAGTGCCAACTCTGCAGCCCCTCCGAGCCCCCAACTTAGGTGAAGAGGGAAGGAatagccgggcacaatggctcatgcctgtaatcccagcactttgggacgcaggcagattcacctgaggtcaggagttcgagaccagtctggccaacatagtgaaaccctatcactactaaaaatacaaaaaattagccgggtgtggtggtgtgcacctgtaatcccagctacttgggaggctgaggcaggagattcctatgaacccgggaggcagaggttgcagtgtgctgagatcgtgccattgcactccagcccaggtgacagtgtgagaccctgtctcaacaaaaaaaaaaaaaaaagagggaaggacTAGTAGATGGCCCATTTCCCTTGCTTCCAGCGTGCTGAGAATGGACAGCCTATTCCTGTCCTCCCGTCTCACTCTTAACTTCCCCATAAACTTTTCTCTCCTGGCTGTGGCACagttcccttttcccttccccagaGAAGCCCCATCCCCTCCGCCTGAGGGTATGACTAGTTCCACCCCCCAGTCTCCATCCCTGCCCCAGGGCTGCTGCTCTGATATGCCCAGGGTAGTGTTCCATTTTATGTACTACTCCTAGGGCCGCAGGAAAACCCTAAGCCATGAAGACTATCAGTAGTGATTAATTTATTTAGCACTGCCCTCTCCCCACAGTAATAAAAAGCACTGTACATAATGCCCTGGGAAGAAGTTAGACATGAACTCCAATACTTCAGGACAAgtatggttctcaaagtgtgatccagGGACCAACCCTCTGAGGAAGTCCACGAGGTCAAGCTATTTTCATAATACTGCTACACAGATGTTATTTGTCCCTTTCACTCTCATTCTTTCACAAGTATACTGTAGAGTTTTCCAGAGGCTTCATGAAGTATGTGTGGTGACATTATTGCTCCCACGGCTAAtgtaatgtgtgcatgtgtatttattttaaaaatgtattcgcTTTAAATTCTAGTATGGTAAGtatcaaaagaacaaaatataagcAAAGCTCTTTGAGATCCTCAGTTTCTAAGAGTGGGGtctgagaccaaaaagtttgagaaccagtgcTTTAGTAGAAAGAATTTTATCCTTACTCTGgacaaaggagagagagggagagagagagaagaggagaagagagaggagaggagagagaagagagaaacaagacagagagagaaaaagaaagaatattaagGACTTAAAATGGAAGAGGCCTGGAAAAGGGGATGTGATGGAAGAAAGAATAACCTAAAAAGGGTTTGGACTTGGATTTTGTTGAGGGGGAAACTCTAAGTTAGTTTTGCCTTGCCCCAACTATCCCATGCTGGATGCCAAGTCTAAATTGTCACAAGTCACTATGTGAGAAAGAATGTAGTTCTGTCCATAGGAACTCTTGTATTAGGCCTCAGTGGTGAGCAGGGGAAGCCTAGGCCGAAATGAAAGGGGGTGGCATCCATGAGCCTAGACAGAAGTCAGCAGATGAACAGGCATCTCAGTAGCTTTGTCCACCAAACCTGGGGCTCTTCAGCTCTCAGGCCCCTGTGGCGGTTTAGATCCAGAATGCCCATTTTCTGTTCCATCTAACCAGCTTTTAGCAGTTTAATGCCCCACCCACCCAAAGGCATTTCGTCCTCTTCTGCCCTCTGCACGGGTGGGCTCTCTGCATCACTTCCCACCGCTGGAGAAGGGGTGCTCTGCGTGCTCACAGTTTAAAGAAGCCATTTCCAGCAGCAATGccttccctgggccctggcttccACACTTTGTACTCTTCTGCGTTGCTAAGCTGGAATTGCCACCCAAAGGTCCAAGTGCCCAGCCCACCTTCTTGTGTGTACACCCTGCAAGCCTCCCAGAACGAGAGGCGTTGGGAGTCGGGCACGGACAGCGCAATGGCATGTGTGTTCAGAGGGCGGAATCCTGGGGACACTGTGTGAAGGAAGACAGAGAGTGGGAGTCGGAGGGTCGGAGCAGCCCCTGACTGGCGGCATCCGGCCTGGTGGCGTCGGTGGTGACGGCGGACCTTTCGGATTGCGCGAGCGCCGCCCGGGTCCCGTTGGTGGCCAGGGTCCTGGCCCGGTGCGGAGTGCCCAGGCCGCGCAGGGTGTTGCGGAAGCCCTCGGCGCTAAAGTAGTACACCAGCGGGTCCAGCACGCAGTTGGCGCCGGCCAGCAgcaccatcaccatcagcacCCCCCGCACGCGATCGCGGGCAGGCACGCTGGCCGCCACCAGCTTGCTCCGCAGCAGCCCGTAGACCGCCAGCGTGGCGTTGTAGGGCACGAAGCACAGCAGGAAGATGACGAGGTTAGCCAGCAGGAGGCGCACGGTCTTCCGCCGCCGCTGGCTCTGCGTGGCGTCGGGGCGCGCCAGCGTCCAGAAGACTCGGCCCGACGAGTAGACCACCGCCGCCAGGGGCAGCAGGAAGCCCAGCGCCTCGGCCAGCAGCACGAGGGGCAGCAGCCTGCCTTTCCACAGCTCGTCGCTGAAGCTCTCGA
The Gorilla gorilla gorilla isolate KB3781 chromosome 10, NHGRI_mGorGor1-v2.1_pri, whole genome shotgun sequence genome window above contains:
- the LPAR5 gene encoding lysophosphatidic acid receptor 5, with translation MLANSSSTNSSVLPCPDYRPTHRLHLVVYSLVLAAGLPLNALALWVFLRALRMHSVVSVYMCNLAASDLLFTLSLPVRLSYYALHHWPFPDLLCQTTGAIFQMNMYGSCIFLMLINVDRYAAIVHPLRLRHLRRPRVARLLCLGVWALILVFAVPAARVHRPSRCRYRDLEVRLCFESFSDELWKGRLLPLVLLAEALGFLLPLAAVVYSSGRVFWTLARPDATQSQRRRKTVRLLLANLVIFLLCFVPYNATLAVYGLLRSKLVAASVPARDRVRGVLMVMVLLAGANCVLDPLVYYFSAEGFRNTLRGLGTPHRARTLATNGTRAALAQSERSAVTTDATRPDAASQGLLRPSDSHSLSSFTQCPQDSAL